The Pontibacter korlensis sequence CCTGCCGCTCGAAGGTGGCAAAGCCGTTGGTCTCGGCCAGGAGCACGGCCACCGTCTTGAGCCCCACCCCCTTGACCGAGCGCATCTTCTCCACCCGCTCAGCCAGCAGCGGATCCTGGTAGAGCAGCTCCCCAATAGCCTCCTCCAGCTCCTGGAGGCTCTTGTCCAGGGTGCCGACCAGCTTCTGGAGGTTTCGCTCTACCTGCTTGACCACCAGCGCACCGTGATGCAGGGCATGGAGCTGGTTCAGGCACACGGTGCGCTGGTTGGAGAAGTCCTCCAGCTGGCGGGTCAGCAGGCGCAGCCGGTAGATGTTTTTCGACAAGGGCTGCCAGAGCTCCAGGAGCTGCTCCAGGCCCATCTGCGCCAGGCCCCTGGCATCGATCCTGTCGTTCTTGCTCTTGTTTCCCAGGGCCTGCAGGTAGCGCTTGGCCTTGGTGGGCAGCACCACCGAGACCTGGTAGCCCTCGTGGTAGAGGAACCAGGCCAGCTGCTCGTAGTACACGCCCGTGGCCTCCATGAGCAGGCGCAGCTCCACGTCCGCTGCGCGCTTGCCCTCCAGCCAGCGCTGCAGCTGCTTGAAGCCTGTGGGGGTGTTGGTGAATTTTCGGGAGGCTTTCACCTTCACCCGCCGCTCCATGTCCAGGGTGGAGAGGACCACCTCCAGGGCGTCTTTGCTCACATCGACGCCCAGGTTCTGACAGAGTAAATTCTTCATAGCTGAAAGGGGCTTAAGTGGACAAAAAACATTCATCTTCCGGGCCTGCACTCACTCATGCCTGCGGATGGGGCAGCCGCTAGGTACTGTCCAGGCTTTTAAGATGAAGAGAAAGGGAAGGGATTCCTTGGGGGCGACATCATCAAAGTGTCTAGTGCAAGGGCTTTCTCCTTCCCTTTCTGTTAGCTTACGTTTAAGAGCCTGATAAAATTGAACTTACGCTTATACTGCCAAAGATATGAGTGTTAGGGCTTTCTCTGGCATTTTCTCGTAAATCGGTTGTTGTTGTAGTTGTTGGCTTCTATATAAAGTATAGGTTGACCAGGGGCATTGCCCATGTAAGTATCGGTCAGGAAATCAGCCTCCAGGTAGTTGGTTCCATAGTAAACCATACCGCCAATACTGTGCTTGTCGCTGAGGCTGTAGTCGGTGCCAACACGTGTAAACGGAGGCCCTTGTACTTCGTAGTTTCCGGTAGCCTCCTGGTCAAAGTATACTGGCCCCTGCTCTGTTTGAAAAACTCGTGTGAACGTCGCTTCGCGCCCTCCCGCCCGGCGTGCCACATCCAGGTTTATAAAGGAATTCCATTTACCTGCCTTATGGTTAATGTTAGCGCCAGCAGAATACGCATGCTGCTTGCCATTGTAAGTATAGCCAGCATACACACTGCCGTTCGTGCCGCTTATATCATTCTTTTTAAGGTTGATGTTCAGAATACCGGAGGATCCTTCTGCATCATACTTGGAAGAAGGGTTAGTGATGATTTCGATGTTTTTGATATTTTCAGCAGACATGCCTTCCAGTAAATTGCGCAAATCTCTGCCCGATAGGTAAGTGAGCTTGCCATCGAGCATAACGGTTACACCCGCTCTGCCATTAAGCTGTATATTGCCTTCCTGGTCTATGTAACCCCCCGGCGAAGTAGATAGCACATCGTAGGCGCTTCTACCTGCTGCCAAAGCTGTACCCTCTATACTCACCACCATACGATCTGCCTCCTGTGTTATAGTTGGCCGCAGTATCTGCACGGTTACCTCTTTCAGCTGTGTGGCAGTTGGACTGAATAGTATACTGCCTAAAGATTTTTCAGGATCCTGCCCAGTAATGGAGATCTGGCGGATTGTTTTGGTTTTGTACCCGATAAAACTAAGGGCAACCTCATATTCGCCTGCACTTACATCAGAGAAGGTAAATCGTCCGTTTGTGTCTGTCAGCGTGCCATCTATGGCTTGCGTGGAGCCTTTCTGCAACAGTGCCACTGTAGCAAACTCTACAGGCTTACCCGTGGTTGAGTCGGTGAGAACACCATAGATTTTGCCACCGCCCTGTGGCGCACCTTGTGCAGGTGTTTGTAGCTTGTCCTGTGCCCCACCCGTTACTGATATGCCCAGGTAAAGGCATAGCTGTCCCAGTAAAAAGAGGAATCTTTTTTTCATAGTATAGAAATTAGAAGTTTATGGTATGAAGGGTGGAATCAGCTGATGCGTAATAAAGACACAGGCAATACCTGATAGTTGCACCAGCCTTTGCTAAAGTTTAGAATATATTTAGGCTAGGCATAAGGCGCTAAT is a genomic window containing:
- a CDS encoding IS110 family transposase yields the protein MKNLLCQNLGVDVSKDALEVVLSTLDMERRVKVKASRKFTNTPTGFKQLQRWLEGKRAADVELRLLMEATGVYYEQLAWFLYHEGYQVSVVLPTKAKRYLQALGNKSKNDRIDARGLAQMGLEQLLELWQPLSKNIYRLRLLTRQLEDFSNQRTVCLNQLHALHHGALVVKQVERNLQKLVGTLDKSLQELEEAIGELLYQDPLLAERVEKMRSVKGVGLKTVAVLLAETNGFATFERQGQLVSYAGYDVVEHQSGQRSGRSRISKKGNAHIRRAMHLPAFTVVRYKEPVFTALYERLVKRGKTKMQAYVAVQRKLLILLWTLWRKNEAYDPRYGQQPAEPKNNIQIQEAGASLSGVSAADKDAITQETQPETAEKEIAPAQARATQDELPVPVGPGALFQVE
- a CDS encoding TonB-dependent receptor, yielding MKKRFLFLLGQLCLYLGISVTGGAQDKLQTPAQGAPQGGGKIYGVLTDSTTGKPVEFATVALLQKGSTQAIDGTLTDTNGRFTFSDVSAGEYEVALSFIGYKTKTIRQISITGQDPEKSLGSILFSPTATQLKEVTVQILRPTITQEADRMVVSIEGTALAAGRSAYDVLSTSPGGYIDQEGNIQLNGRAGVTVMLDGKLTYLSGRDLRNLLEGMSAENIKNIEIITNPSSKYDAEGSSGILNINLKKNDISGTNGSVYAGYTYNGKQHAYSAGANINHKAGKWNSFINLDVARRAGGREATFTRVFQTEQGPVYFDQEATGNYEVQGPPFTRVGTDYSLSDKHSIGGMVYYGTNYLEADFLTDTYMGNAPGQPILYIEANNYNNNRFTRKCQRKP